Proteins encoded in a region of the Pseudoruegeria sp. SHC-113 genome:
- a CDS encoding branched-chain amino acid ABC transporter permease, with amino-acid sequence MPDQLLFAMEVTLNGLMAGVLYALVALGFVLIFKASGIFNYAQGVMALFAALTLVGLQEGQIPFAHLINAILGTDLHHFGWHLPAVVAIVLTIGVMVLLAILVERIVLRHLVNQEPIILFMATIGLAYFLEGLGDLMWGSDIKKLDVGLPQGISDTIDQTTFDWFGYGFFIDKLDIFATLIAALLVIGLTLFSQYSKQGRALRAVADDHQAALSVGISLRFIWVLVWSIAGFVALVAGIMWGAKSGVQFSLSLIALKALPVLMLGGFTSIPGAIVGGLIIGVGEKLFEFAIGPMVGGATENWFAYVLALLFLVFRPQGLFGEKIIERV; translated from the coding sequence ATGCCTGATCAACTGCTCTTCGCGATGGAGGTCACGCTCAACGGCCTGATGGCCGGCGTGCTCTATGCGCTGGTGGCGCTGGGCTTCGTGCTCATCTTCAAGGCCTCCGGCATCTTCAACTACGCCCAAGGGGTGATGGCGCTTTTCGCGGCGCTCACGCTCGTGGGCCTGCAGGAGGGGCAGATCCCCTTTGCCCATCTGATCAACGCCATTCTCGGCACCGATCTGCACCATTTCGGCTGGCACCTGCCCGCCGTCGTGGCCATCGTGCTGACCATCGGGGTCATGGTGCTGCTGGCGATCCTCGTGGAGCGCATCGTGCTGCGCCACCTCGTGAACCAGGAGCCGATCATCCTTTTCATGGCCACCATCGGCCTTGCCTATTTCCTTGAAGGTTTGGGCGATCTGATGTGGGGCTCCGACATCAAGAAGCTCGACGTGGGCCTGCCGCAGGGCATCTCCGACACCATCGACCAGACGACCTTCGACTGGTTCGGCTATGGCTTCTTCATCGACAAGCTGGACATTTTCGCCACGCTCATCGCGGCGCTGCTGGTGATCGGGCTGACGCTGTTTTCGCAATATTCCAAGCAGGGCCGCGCGCTGCGTGCCGTGGCCGACGATCACCAGGCTGCGCTCTCGGTGGGCATCTCCCTGCGCTTCATCTGGGTGCTGGTGTGGTCCATCGCCGGGTTCGTGGCGCTGGTGGCCGGGATCATGTGGGGCGCGAAATCGGGCGTGCAGTTCAGCCTCTCGCTGATCGCGCTGAAGGCCCTGCCGGTGCTGATGCTCGGGGGCTTCACCTCGATCCCCGGTGCCATCGTCGGCGGGCTGATCATCGGCGTGGGCGAGAAACTGTTTGAATTTGCCATCGGCCCCATGGTCGGCGGCGCCACCGAGAACTGGTTCGCCTATGTGCTGGCGCTGCTGTTCCTTGTGTTCCGCCCGCAGGGCCTGTTTGGGGAGAAAATCATTGAACGCGTCTGA
- a CDS encoding branched-chain amino acid ABC transporter permease yields the protein MLYREAGDFHTSYKDDSQTFPIKFDRYRYYAVLAVAFGVIPFIINDYWASAVFVPFLIYAIAAIGLNILTGYCGQVSLGTGGFMAVGAYACYKLMTGFPDVSIVIHVILSGGITAAVGVLFGLPSLRIKGFYLAVATLAAQFFLVWLFNKVPWFYNYSASGQINAPERSVLGVVVTGPNTEAWAKYMICLVFVVACAWIARNLTRGATGRRWMAIRDMDIAAEIIGVNPLGAKLSAFAVSSFFIGIAGALFFSVYLGAVEVGEAFGINKSFLVLFMIIIGGLGSIFGSFAGAAFMVLLPVLLKNVLVGGLGWATDLAAHLEFMIVGGLIVLFLIVEPHGLAQLWRLTKEKLRLWPFPH from the coding sequence ATGCTCTATCGTGAGGCCGGAGATTTTCATACCTCCTACAAGGACGACAGCCAGACCTTCCCGATCAAGTTCGATCGCTACCGCTACTACGCGGTGCTGGCGGTGGCCTTCGGGGTCATCCCTTTCATCATCAACGATTACTGGGCCAGTGCCGTTTTCGTGCCCTTCCTGATCTACGCGATTGCCGCGATCGGGCTGAACATCCTGACCGGCTACTGCGGGCAAGTGAGCCTTGGCACCGGCGGGTTCATGGCGGTGGGGGCCTATGCCTGCTACAAGCTGATGACAGGCTTTCCCGATGTCTCCATCGTGATCCACGTGATCCTGTCGGGCGGCATCACGGCGGCTGTCGGGGTTCTCTTCGGCCTGCCGTCACTGCGGATCAAGGGCTTCTACCTGGCGGTTGCCACGCTGGCAGCGCAGTTCTTCCTTGTCTGGCTCTTCAACAAGGTGCCGTGGTTCTACAACTACTCGGCCTCGGGCCAGATCAACGCGCCGGAGCGCAGCGTGCTGGGCGTGGTCGTCACTGGCCCCAACACCGAGGCCTGGGCGAAATACATGATCTGTCTCGTCTTCGTCGTGGCCTGCGCCTGGATCGCGCGCAACCTGACGCGCGGCGCGACGGGCCGCCGCTGGATGGCGATCCGCGACATGGACATCGCCGCCGAGATCATCGGGGTGAACCCGCTGGGCGCGAAGCTCTCGGCCTTCGCCGTGTCGAGCTTCTTCATCGGCATCGCCGGTGCGCTGTTCTTCTCCGTTTATCTTGGCGCGGTGGAAGTGGGCGAGGCCTTCGGCATCAACAAGAGCTTCCTTGTGCTGTTCATGATCATCATCGGCGGGCTGGGCTCGATCTTCGGAAGCTTCGCGGGGGCGGCCTTCATGGTGCTGCTGCCGGTGCTGCTGAAGAACGTGCTGGTGGGCGGGCTCGGCTGGGCCACTGATCTGGCGGCGCATCTGGAATTCATGATCGTGGGCGGGCTGATCGTCCTGTTCCTGATCGTGGAGCCGCACGGGCTCGCGCAGCTCTGGCGGCTGACGAAGGAAAAACTGAGGCTTTGGCCGTTCCCCCACTAG